One segment of Sinorhizobium sp. BG8 DNA contains the following:
- a CDS encoding Tm-1-like ATP-binding domain-containing protein, translating to MSRIYVVSTADTKGEELAFLSERIEAAGGSVLKVDVGTRGPAVAVDTTGAEVAAHHPDGANAVLSTTDRGVAVAAMGVAFTRFIRTRNDIGAIVGIGGGGGTSIITSGMRELSLGLPKLMVSTLASGDVAPYVGISDIVMVPSVTDMAGLNALSSVILQNAASAIAGMAAAPAQEVAHLPSVGLTMFGVTTPCVTAIAERLRSDHDCMVFHATGTGGRTMEKLADSGMLKGIIDITTTEVCDLLCGGVLAATEDRFGAVARTRLPYVGSVGALDMVNFWAPETVPERYRHRHFYRHNPNVTLMRTTAGECRAIGGWIAARLNACDGPVRFLIAEKGVSALDIEGGAFYDPDADHALFEAVEEKMRQTADRQIVHLPFHINDPRFAEAAVAAFREISAE from the coding sequence ATGAGCCGGATATACGTGGTCAGCACTGCAGATACGAAAGGGGAGGAACTGGCGTTTCTCTCGGAGAGGATCGAGGCGGCCGGCGGCAGTGTGCTGAAGGTGGACGTCGGCACCCGCGGCCCAGCGGTCGCGGTGGATACAACCGGTGCCGAGGTTGCGGCGCATCACCCTGATGGCGCGAACGCCGTTCTTTCAACGACCGATCGCGGCGTGGCGGTTGCGGCGATGGGCGTTGCCTTCACCCGTTTCATCCGCACCCGCAACGATATCGGCGCAATCGTCGGCATCGGGGGAGGCGGAGGCACCTCGATCATAACTTCGGGCATGCGGGAGTTGTCGCTGGGACTTCCCAAGCTCATGGTATCTACGCTCGCCTCGGGCGATGTCGCGCCCTATGTCGGTATCTCCGATATTGTAATGGTGCCGTCCGTCACGGACATGGCAGGCTTGAATGCCCTTAGCAGCGTGATCCTGCAGAATGCCGCCTCTGCCATTGCGGGCATGGCGGCTGCACCCGCACAGGAGGTTGCACATCTTCCCTCCGTGGGCCTCACCATGTTCGGCGTCACGACACCCTGCGTGACCGCGATCGCGGAAAGGCTTCGGAGTGATCACGACTGCATGGTCTTCCATGCGACGGGCACCGGCGGCAGGACGATGGAGAAACTCGCCGACAGCGGCATGCTGAAGGGAATCATCGACATCACCACGACCGAAGTCTGCGACCTGCTCTGCGGCGGCGTGCTGGCGGCGACGGAGGATCGGTTTGGTGCGGTGGCCCGAACACGGCTTCCCTATGTGGGGTCGGTCGGCGCTCTGGACATGGTGAACTTCTGGGCACCTGAAACGGTGCCGGAGAGATATCGCCACAGGCACTTCTACCGGCACAATCCGAACGTGACGCTCATGCGCACGACCGCCGGGGAATGCCGCGCCATCGGGGGCTGGATTGCCGCCAGGTTGAACGCTTGCGACGGTCCGGTCCGCTTCCTCATTGCGGAGAAGGGCGTGTCTGCGCTCGATATCGAAGGTGGTGCTTTTTACGACCCGGATGCCGACCATGCGCTGTTCGAGGCAGTTGAGGAAAAGATGCGCCAGACCGCCGACCGGCAGATCGTGCACCTGCCCTTCCATATCAACGATCCGCGATTTGCCGAGGCGGCGGTTGCCGCCTTTCGCGAGATCTCAGCCGAGTGA
- a CDS encoding polysaccharide biosynthesis C-terminal domain-containing protein — protein MSTSIMSNSLLNAAAGMLQLLTGFGCSVLVARLLGPDANGVVAFALWVAVTGALIAELGTGMLLMRFIPELRARGASERERRGFAAYLALPVFLSTTVITLAYCLVSWRAEAAHWLEASESVVVLTGILLFIQSIGSITKNYLIGEQRVLTLLRITALSSALQISFVLAGAIAGGTVGALAGYIAGQAVQFFYTVRIFATPRNAAGYETKFLATTSAILFVEYVIGAIFFSRPELFFLQHFRSVGEVGLYAVALSLANLALQLPVQLTGSLIPFYAERRELDGGMLSADVFHGVMRSFAYITLPLCLGLASISIPLVVAVYGNEFAQSGLIVAILAAGSPAYVFVQLAAQYLYSMGKVTARLAISGLGAAIMVVGCVVVVPIWGGPGAAVVRGIVFAAMGLLLIRRVQLKAQASGQGTVLAKVTIAAILCGGAAWTVTELVPGLVGVAISICAGAVVYFLMLRFLRAIPVEDAVVMDRLVSRMPSGLGRASRRLVSLLVPAQPSQVAAE, from the coding sequence ATGAGTACGAGCATCATGTCGAATTCGCTCCTGAATGCGGCGGCTGGAATGCTGCAGCTTCTGACGGGATTCGGCTGTTCCGTACTGGTCGCGCGTCTCCTCGGGCCTGATGCCAACGGCGTCGTCGCCTTTGCTCTCTGGGTCGCCGTCACGGGTGCGCTGATCGCGGAACTCGGAACGGGCATGCTGCTCATGCGCTTCATTCCCGAATTGAGGGCGAGGGGCGCAAGCGAGCGCGAACGGCGTGGCTTTGCGGCCTATCTCGCTCTGCCCGTGTTTCTGTCCACCACGGTTATCACGCTTGCCTATTGCCTTGTTTCCTGGAGGGCCGAGGCCGCGCATTGGCTGGAGGCGAGCGAGAGCGTCGTCGTTCTCACAGGCATTCTTCTTTTCATCCAGTCCATTGGTTCCATCACGAAGAACTATCTCATCGGCGAACAGCGGGTGCTCACGCTCTTGAGGATCACAGCGCTCTCCTCGGCGCTGCAGATCTCCTTCGTGCTCGCGGGTGCGATTGCTGGCGGCACGGTTGGCGCGCTCGCCGGCTATATCGCCGGCCAGGCGGTTCAATTCTTCTACACGGTTCGCATCTTCGCGACGCCACGCAATGCCGCGGGATATGAAACCAAGTTCCTCGCCACCACCTCGGCGATCCTGTTTGTGGAGTATGTGATCGGGGCGATATTCTTCAGCCGGCCGGAGTTGTTCTTCCTCCAGCATTTCCGTTCTGTCGGCGAGGTTGGTCTTTATGCGGTCGCGCTTTCGCTCGCCAATCTCGCCCTGCAATTGCCTGTCCAGCTCACCGGCAGCCTCATACCCTTCTATGCGGAGCGCCGGGAACTGGACGGCGGCATGCTTTCGGCGGATGTCTTTCACGGCGTGATGCGCAGCTTCGCCTACATAACGCTTCCCCTCTGCTTGGGGCTCGCATCCATTTCGATCCCGCTCGTCGTTGCGGTCTATGGCAATGAGTTTGCACAGAGCGGTCTCATCGTCGCCATCCTGGCGGCGGGGTCGCCGGCCTATGTCTTCGTCCAGCTTGCCGCGCAGTATCTCTATTCCATGGGCAAGGTAACGGCCCGTCTTGCCATCAGCGGATTGGGCGCGGCCATCATGGTGGTGGGCTGCGTAGTCGTGGTGCCGATCTGGGGTGGCCCCGGCGCCGCCGTTGTGAGGGGTATTGTCTTCGCGGCAATGGGCCTGTTGCTCATCCGGCGCGTCCAGCTGAAAGCGCAGGCATCGGGACAGGGAACCGTGCTTGCCAAGGTCACGATTGCCGCGATCCTGTGCGGCGGTGCCGCGTGGACTGTCACCGAATTGGTCCCCGGACTGGTCGGTGTCGCGATCTCAATTTGCGCCGGTGCGGTCGTTTACTTCCTGATGCTGCGGTTCTTGCGCGCTATCCCGGTGGAAGATGCGGTGGTAATGGATCGCCTCGTCTCGCGCATGCCGTCAGGTCTGGGGCGGGCATCACGCCGCCTCGTCTCGCTTCTCGTTCCAGCCCAGCCTTCGCAGGTCGCCGCCGAATAG
- a CDS encoding glycoside hydrolase family 2 protein, with translation MDTRPRIEASVSRNLTDGWTMALTPSGAWTNPSGRTADVELIDAVVPGTVAGALERARKFDRAAPRPLNHLDAWYFLDVNDEPNGPALLRLEGLATVAEVYWNDEQVLTAESMFLAHDVTVTCNGADRLAICFRALAPHLEKRGPRARWRPQMITPQGLRLVRTSLLGYMPGWCPEIHPVGPFRPIRLVRNAEHDPSDLRLSATLDEDGTGHLDVSFSLFGATGPIALTCAGQTGPLELVDGAYRGSITLPGVEPWWPHTHGRPVLHDIEIVIGGERRLLGRTGFRRVSIDRGADGRDFAVHINGEPIFCRGAVWTNADIVDLPGERAAYEPLLRLAAEAGMNMLRIGGTMTYETEAFFRLCDELGILVWQDFMFANFDYPVSDPGFVSLVQQEITQLLRARRASPSLAILCGGSEMFQQAAMLGLPETAWNGRLTQEILPSIAAAERPDLPFVENSPSGGAMPFSPNAGVTHYYGVGAYCRPLEDARRANVRFAAESLAFANVPEQETLDTHLPVPAVLDPRWKARVPRDRGASWDFEDIRDHYLSDLYAVDPSRLRREDPARYLDLSRAVSGEVAEAVFAEWRRPGSTCNGALVWTFMDLLPGAGWGLIDATGKPKPIWHALRRAFRPVHIALSDEGTNGLDIHVINETPFDRHVSLEVSCLRDGRVPVVAGNRELALSARESRTIAATDLFGAFFDTTYAFRFGPPAHEVTVARLRDCDTREVIHEAFHFPQGRSAVFAAATITAGLEQSEGWSLLVSTDRFVQSVNVVAEGYVVSDNWFHLAPGEIRKLSLSGAENAPAPSGEIRAPALASPVNF, from the coding sequence ATGGATACGCGCCCGCGCATTGAAGCCTCCGTCAGCCGGAACCTCACGGACGGCTGGACGATGGCGCTCACGCCGTCGGGCGCCTGGACCAACCCCTCAGGCCGAACCGCCGACGTCGAACTGATCGATGCCGTCGTGCCCGGAACCGTCGCCGGCGCTCTGGAACGGGCTCGAAAATTCGATCGGGCCGCTCCCCGTCCGCTGAACCATCTGGATGCCTGGTACTTCCTCGACGTGAACGACGAGCCGAACGGGCCAGCACTGCTGCGCCTTGAAGGGCTCGCCACGGTGGCGGAAGTCTATTGGAATGACGAGCAGGTACTGACGGCCGAGTCGATGTTCCTCGCGCATGATGTCACCGTTACCTGCAACGGCGCAGATCGCCTCGCGATCTGTTTCCGTGCCCTCGCCCCGCACCTCGAGAAGCGCGGACCAAGAGCGCGATGGCGGCCACAGATGATAACCCCGCAGGGACTGCGTCTCGTTCGCACCAGTCTGCTGGGCTACATGCCAGGCTGGTGTCCGGAAATCCACCCCGTCGGACCGTTCCGCCCGATACGGCTTGTGCGTAATGCGGAGCACGACCCTAGCGACCTGCGCCTTTCGGCGACACTCGATGAGGACGGCACCGGCCACCTGGACGTGTCATTCAGCCTCTTCGGCGCAACGGGGCCGATTGCGCTCACCTGCGCGGGGCAAACTGGGCCGCTCGAACTCGTCGACGGCGCCTACCGTGGAAGCATCACGTTGCCCGGCGTGGAGCCATGGTGGCCGCATACGCACGGCCGCCCCGTTCTGCACGACATCGAAATCGTGATCGGCGGCGAACGTCGGCTCCTCGGCAGGACCGGCTTTCGCAGGGTCTCTATCGACCGCGGCGCCGACGGCCGGGACTTTGCGGTTCACATTAACGGCGAACCAATCTTCTGCCGCGGTGCGGTGTGGACCAATGCCGACATCGTAGATCTGCCGGGCGAGAGAGCCGCCTACGAGCCGCTGCTTCGGCTTGCGGCCGAGGCAGGCATGAACATGCTGCGCATCGGCGGAACGATGACCTACGAGACGGAAGCGTTCTTTCGCCTCTGCGACGAACTCGGCATCCTGGTCTGGCAGGATTTCATGTTCGCGAATTTCGACTATCCTGTGAGTGATCCCGGTTTCGTCTCGCTGGTGCAGCAGGAAATCACGCAGTTGCTGCGCGCCCGCCGGGCCTCGCCTTCGCTGGCCATCCTTTGCGGCGGCAGCGAAATGTTCCAGCAGGCAGCGATGCTAGGGCTTCCGGAAACCGCGTGGAACGGTCGCCTGACGCAGGAAATCCTGCCATCCATCGCCGCGGCGGAACGCCCGGACCTCCCCTTCGTCGAAAACAGCCCAAGCGGCGGGGCGATGCCATTTTCGCCCAATGCCGGCGTCACCCACTACTACGGGGTCGGGGCTTACTGCCGGCCACTGGAGGACGCGCGGAGGGCCAATGTGCGCTTTGCCGCCGAGAGCCTCGCCTTTGCGAACGTGCCGGAACAGGAGACCCTCGACACGCATCTGCCGGTCCCGGCCGTTCTCGATCCGCGATGGAAGGCGCGTGTGCCGCGGGACAGGGGAGCGTCCTGGGACTTCGAGGATATCCGCGATCACTATCTCTCCGATCTCTATGCCGTCGATCCATCAAGGCTCCGGCGCGAGGATCCCGCACGCTACCTCGATCTTTCGCGGGCGGTTTCGGGGGAAGTCGCTGAAGCGGTCTTTGCCGAGTGGCGGCGGCCTGGGTCGACCTGCAACGGCGCCCTGGTCTGGACATTCATGGATCTCCTGCCCGGTGCGGGCTGGGGACTGATCGACGCCACAGGCAAGCCAAAACCGATCTGGCATGCGTTGCGGCGCGCCTTCCGGCCAGTCCACATCGCGCTTTCGGATGAGGGAACAAACGGGCTCGACATCCACGTCATCAACGAAACTCCGTTCGATCGACATGTGTCGTTAGAAGTCAGTTGCCTGAGGGACGGCAGAGTGCCTGTCGTCGCGGGAAACCGCGAGCTGGCGCTTTCGGCGCGAGAGTCGCGGACGATCGCCGCAACGGATCTCTTCGGTGCCTTTTTCGACACCACATATGCCTTCCGGTTCGGTCCGCCGGCGCACGAAGTGACGGTGGCGCGGCTGCGCGACTGCGACACTCGCGAGGTGATCCACGAGGCGTTTCACTTCCCGCAGGGGCGGTCGGCCGTATTCGCAGCTGCGACAATAACCGCCGGGCTCGAACAAAGCGAAGGATGGTCGCTTCTCGTTTCGACCGATCGCTTCGTGCAATCCGTGAATGTCGTCGCCGAGGGCTACGTGGTTTCCGATAACTGGTTTCACCTTGCGCCCGGCGAGATCCGTAAGCTTTCGCTTAGCGGCGCAGAGAACGCACCCGCGCCGTCCGGGGAGATCCGCGCGCCTGCCCTCGCGTCTCCAGTTAACTTCTGA
- a CDS encoding glycosyltransferase family A protein, translated as MSNRSDTRISMVVATLGRSGELEPLLASLAAQRRRDFELIVVDQNRDDRLVSVLAGWRDDFEIVHIRTPLPGVCRARNLGATKARGEWLLFPDDDCWYPDDFMARLDSLRKEHSADFYCGRAVNLSGETIMGNFSRIPAAIVRANVWTTLIEWMLLVRSSAFLAAGGFDEQIGPGSGTPWGAYEVQDLALSLLSTGAKGFYDPALTGFHPDDISDRTSPESIAKMRTYSSGLGYVMRKHGFGVASYLPRLLRPLAGVAVYGLTGRTGMAQRSLEIFRGRWSGWTDAPRSVHEVRTGVRAIF; from the coding sequence ATGTCGAACCGTTCGGATACCCGCATTTCCATGGTGGTGGCCACATTGGGTCGCTCCGGCGAACTGGAGCCGCTTCTCGCGTCGCTCGCCGCGCAGAGACGTCGCGATTTCGAGTTGATCGTCGTCGATCAGAACCGGGATGACCGGCTTGTTTCCGTGCTTGCGGGCTGGCGCGACGATTTCGAGATCGTACACATCCGCACGCCGCTGCCGGGTGTCTGTCGCGCCCGCAACCTCGGAGCCACGAAGGCAAGGGGAGAGTGGCTGCTGTTCCCGGACGACGACTGCTGGTATCCGGATGATTTCATGGCCCGGCTGGACTCGTTGCGCAAGGAGCATTCCGCCGACTTTTATTGCGGTCGCGCGGTCAATCTCTCCGGCGAGACGATTATGGGAAACTTCTCGAGGATCCCGGCCGCGATCGTTCGCGCCAATGTCTGGACGACCCTGATAGAATGGATGCTGCTGGTTCGCAGCTCCGCCTTTCTCGCAGCAGGCGGTTTTGACGAGCAGATCGGTCCGGGTTCGGGCACCCCATGGGGCGCCTATGAGGTTCAGGACCTGGCTCTCTCCTTGCTCTCGACGGGCGCGAAGGGCTTCTACGATCCCGCTCTCACCGGCTTCCACCCCGACGACATTTCCGACCGCACCTCTCCCGAGAGCATCGCCAAGATGCGAACCTACAGCTCGGGGCTCGGCTATGTCATGCGCAAACATGGTTTCGGGGTGGCCAGCTACCTTCCCCGGCTGCTGCGGCCCCTCGCTGGCGTGGCCGTCTACGGACTTACCGGCAGGACCGGCATGGCGCAACGATCGCTGGAGATCTTTCGCGGACGATGGTCCGGCTGGACTGACGCGCCGCGATCCGTGCACGAGGTTAGAACCGGCGTAAGGGCAATATTTTAA
- a CDS encoding DUF1839 family protein — MSVFPGLEPDSYRPHPLHSLDRMWPETNCYVDLWIEVLSTLAMSPEAMLGFTLTQDFEGDQFTFFKVPLEDLERLYGVRCTELAIYDRIEAHVAEQVSRARLCLIEMDSFYMPDTRGVAYRMEHGKTTVAVNRLDVAARSMDYFHNAGFFRVEGDDFDGLFRLQDGPDELPFLPYTEFAKLPAEKPQPAHLIAEGERLLHFHFSRRPKDNPIAAFSKVFPAQVEAVAERPSGFFHKYAFNTLRQLGANFELAASHLEWIAPDGPFVEAAEAARRISEVAKSVQFQVARAVARKKFEPLAAALDPAAEAWEQLMAVLRRRLG; from the coding sequence ATGTCAGTCTTCCCGGGTCTCGAACCCGACAGTTACCGGCCACATCCGCTTCATAGCCTTGATCGGATGTGGCCGGAGACCAATTGCTATGTCGATCTCTGGATCGAGGTGCTCTCCACGCTCGCGATGTCCCCCGAGGCAATGCTCGGCTTTACGCTGACCCAGGATTTCGAGGGCGACCAGTTCACCTTCTTCAAGGTGCCGTTGGAGGACCTTGAGCGGCTTTACGGCGTGCGCTGCACCGAGCTTGCCATATACGACCGGATCGAGGCCCATGTCGCCGAACAGGTGTCGCGTGCGCGGCTGTGCCTCATCGAGATGGACAGCTTCTACATGCCCGATACGCGCGGGGTCGCCTATCGGATGGAACACGGCAAGACGACCGTCGCCGTGAACCGGCTCGACGTCGCCGCGCGGAGCATGGACTACTTCCACAATGCGGGATTCTTCCGTGTCGAGGGCGACGATTTCGACGGACTGTTCCGGCTGCAAGACGGACCCGACGAACTGCCGTTCCTGCCCTACACGGAATTCGCCAAGCTTCCTGCGGAGAAACCTCAGCCCGCGCATCTCATCGCGGAAGGGGAGCGCTTGCTGCACTTCCATTTTTCCCGCCGCCCCAAAGACAACCCGATTGCCGCTTTTTCAAAGGTGTTTCCGGCGCAGGTGGAAGCGGTCGCGGAACGGCCTTCGGGCTTCTTCCACAAGTACGCTTTCAACACGTTGCGCCAGCTCGGAGCCAACTTCGAACTTGCCGCCAGCCATCTCGAATGGATTGCCCCCGATGGCCCGTTCGTCGAAGCGGCCGAGGCGGCGAGGCGAATCTCGGAAGTGGCCAAATCGGTCCAGTTCCAGGTCGCGCGCGCGGTGGCGAGAAAAAAGTTCGAACCGCTCGCCGCCGCCCTCGATCCCGCAGCGGAAGCATGGGAACAGTTGATGGCCGTCCTCCGCCGCCGGCTGGGTTGA
- a CDS encoding amino acid--[acyl-carrier-protein] ligase, which translates to MDMQSSLLDRLFESGLLIDTGVEGLYGRSGLFEEVIARFETLIDSYGGKDGAEAMRFPPGMNRAYFEKSGYMKSFPQLAGTVHSFCGNDLDHMSLLQCMEVDGDWTKDQKATEIVLTPAACYPLYPTVAKRGRLPAKGSLYDLQSYCFRHEPSTDPARQQLFRMREYVCMGTEAHVTEFRQTWMDRGVKMMESLGLNVTIDVANDPFFGRAGRMMVNNQRDQNLKFELLIPVTSAAKPTACMSFNYHQDAFGTKWDLQLEDGSVAHTACVGFGLERIALALFARHGMDVATWPETVRKTLGF; encoded by the coding sequence ATGGACATGCAATCCTCACTGCTCGACAGACTCTTCGAGTCCGGGCTCCTGATCGATACCGGCGTCGAAGGGCTCTACGGTCGCAGCGGCCTGTTCGAAGAGGTAATCGCCCGTTTCGAGACGCTCATCGACAGCTACGGCGGCAAGGACGGCGCTGAGGCAATGCGCTTCCCGCCCGGCATGAACCGCGCCTATTTCGAGAAGAGCGGGTACATGAAGAGCTTTCCGCAGCTGGCCGGCACGGTGCACAGCTTCTGCGGCAATGATCTCGACCATATGAGCCTGCTCCAGTGCATGGAGGTGGACGGCGACTGGACGAAGGACCAGAAGGCGACCGAGATCGTTCTGACGCCGGCAGCCTGCTATCCGCTCTATCCGACCGTTGCAAAGCGCGGCCGCCTGCCGGCGAAGGGCAGCCTCTACGACTTGCAATCCTACTGCTTCCGGCACGAACCCTCGACCGATCCCGCGCGCCAGCAGCTCTTCCGCATGCGCGAATATGTCTGCATGGGGACCGAGGCGCACGTCACCGAATTCCGTCAGACCTGGATGGATCGCGGCGTCAAGATGATGGAATCGCTTGGCCTCAACGTAACGATCGATGTCGCCAACGATCCCTTCTTCGGCCGCGCCGGACGCATGATGGTCAACAACCAGCGGGACCAGAACCTGAAGTTCGAGCTCCTCATACCGGTGACCTCGGCCGCCAAGCCGACGGCCTGCATGAGCTTCAACTATCACCAGGATGCCTTCGGGACGAAATGGGATCTCCAGCTTGAAGACGGCAGCGTGGCGCACACGGCTTGCGTGGGCTTCGGACTGGAGCGGATCGCCCTTGCGCTGTTCGCCCGGCACGGGATGGATGTCGCCACCTGGCCGGAAACCGTCCGCAAGACGCTCGGATTCTGA
- a CDS encoding cupin domain-containing protein, with product MSKARNLFVYPKDVTVFGFDWGQLAVTISPEVNGAERFSGGVVDLPSGKGHARHNHPGAEEIIFVIAGRGEQMVEDEEGHPIVREVGPGCTVFIPESRFHSTQNTGSEPMQLFVVYSPAGPEVALRDLPDFRLIPPARG from the coding sequence ATGTCGAAGGCAAGGAATCTGTTTGTGTACCCCAAGGATGTCACCGTATTCGGCTTCGATTGGGGGCAGCTTGCAGTGACGATATCTCCGGAAGTGAACGGGGCTGAGCGTTTTTCCGGCGGGGTCGTCGACCTTCCGAGCGGAAAGGGACACGCACGCCACAATCACCCGGGAGCGGAGGAGATAATCTTCGTGATCGCCGGCCGTGGTGAGCAGATGGTCGAGGACGAGGAGGGCCATCCGATCGTTCGCGAGGTCGGGCCGGGATGCACGGTCTTCATTCCGGAGAGCAGGTTCCATTCGACGCAGAATACCGGCTCCGAACCGATGCAGCTCTTCGTGGTGTACTCACCTGCGGGGCCCGAAGTCGCGCTGCGCGACCTGCCGGACTTTCGTCTCATTCCGCCCGCGCGAGGCTGA
- a CDS encoding Xaa-Pro peptidase family protein codes for MNETAREASALPTPFDHHRLDRLMEEAGIDVLLATSKHNTQYLLGGYRFIFFSAMDAIGHSRYLPIVIYEKGVPEHAGYVGNRMEGGEHQNHPFWTPSVRTACWGTFDAVEQAVAHLKMIGRTGARIGIEPSFLPSDALALLSAALEGSTFVDATGVLERLRAIKSPSELEKLKRASELITDSMMATIGWAREGTTKAEIIERLRREETERGLNFEYCLLTLGPSHNRASSSQAWAKSDILSIDSGGNYHGYIGDLCRMGVLGEPDGELIDLLAEVESVQQAAFSKICAGVVAGDVIAHAETSLKSIPSAGFTDFFTHGMGLVSHEAPFLMTNHPVTYEGVDAGRPLEAGMVVSVETTMLHPKRGFIKLEDTLAITHTGFEMYGDRGRGWNRGDQ; via the coding sequence GTGAACGAGACAGCAAGAGAAGCGTCGGCCCTGCCGACGCCGTTCGATCATCATCGCCTCGATCGGCTGATGGAGGAGGCGGGGATCGATGTCCTGCTCGCGACGTCGAAGCACAACACCCAATATCTGCTCGGCGGCTATAGGTTCATCTTCTTCTCCGCCATGGATGCGATCGGACACAGCCGCTACCTGCCCATCGTGATCTACGAGAAAGGCGTGCCGGAGCACGCCGGCTACGTTGGAAACCGCATGGAGGGGGGAGAACATCAGAACCATCCGTTCTGGACACCATCGGTGCGGACCGCCTGCTGGGGTACGTTCGATGCCGTCGAGCAGGCCGTCGCACATCTGAAGATGATTGGCAGGACGGGCGCGCGGATCGGCATCGAGCCATCCTTCCTTCCGTCGGACGCGCTTGCGCTGCTGTCGGCGGCACTCGAGGGCTCCACCTTCGTCGATGCGACGGGGGTTCTGGAGCGCTTGCGGGCGATCAAGAGCCCGAGCGAGCTGGAGAAGCTGAAGCGTGCGTCCGAGCTCATTACCGACTCTATGATGGCCACCATCGGCTGGGCACGCGAGGGTACGACGAAGGCCGAAATCATCGAGCGCCTGCGCCGCGAGGAGACCGAAAGGGGCCTCAATTTCGAGTACTGCCTGCTGACCCTCGGCCCGAGCCATAACCGGGCCTCCTCGTCGCAGGCCTGGGCGAAGAGCGACATCCTGTCGATTGATTCCGGCGGAAACTATCACGGCTACATCGGGGATCTGTGCCGTATGGGCGTTCTCGGGGAGCCGGATGGCGAACTGATCGACCTGCTTGCCGAAGTGGAATCCGTTCAGCAGGCGGCCTTCTCAAAAATCTGCGCCGGTGTGGTTGCCGGCGACGTGATCGCGCATGCGGAAACGTCGCTGAAATCGATCCCGAGCGCCGGTTTCACCGATTTCTTCACCCACGGTATGGGGCTGGTCAGTCATGAGGCGCCTTTCCTGATGACGAACCATCCCGTGACATATGAGGGCGTGGATGCCGGCCGCCCCCTGGAGGCGGGAATGGTGGTGTCCGTCGAAACGACGATGCTTCATCCGAAGCGTGGTTTCATCAAGCTGGAGGATACGCTGGCGATCACCCACACAGGTTTCGAAATGTATGGAGATCGTGGTCGCGGCTGGAACCGTGGCGACCAATAG
- a CDS encoding acyl-CoA dehydrogenase family protein — protein MNISTGASLSERAQRVGAVAAAHADQVDVEGRFPREAVDAMITERLLSIQIPAGLGGENASLSEIAEVCSLIGQSCAAAAMIFAMHHIKLSSLVSHGMDSTWHRAFMRRICERQLLLASATTEGGIGGNLRNSICAIEISGDRCSLEKDATVISYGAFADAILITSRAHADAASTDQVMTVFTKDQYSLERTHVWDTLGMRGTCSDGYLFKGNAPAEQVLPKPFAEIAAQSMLATSHLLWSSVWYGIAVNAVSRAQNFVRAAARKSPGAPPPGALRLAEASNLLQMLKSNVVAGLKEFEAAKAEPDRLSSMGFAVSMNNLKVGSSEMILTIINHAMLICGILGYKNGTPFSLGRHLRDAHSAQLMISNDRILGNTSNLLLIHKQDTSLME, from the coding sequence ATGAACATCTCCACCGGCGCGAGCCTTTCGGAGCGCGCGCAGCGCGTCGGTGCGGTTGCTGCCGCCCACGCCGATCAGGTGGACGTCGAGGGTCGCTTCCCGCGGGAGGCTGTCGATGCGATGATCACCGAGCGGCTGCTGTCGATCCAGATCCCCGCCGGGCTTGGCGGCGAGAATGCGAGCCTTTCCGAGATCGCTGAAGTCTGCTCGCTGATCGGCCAGTCCTGTGCAGCGGCGGCCATGATCTTCGCCATGCACCACATCAAGCTCTCCAGCCTTGTCTCGCACGGTATGGACAGCACCTGGCATCGTGCCTTCATGCGCCGAATCTGCGAGCGGCAGCTTCTTCTCGCATCCGCCACGACCGAAGGCGGCATTGGCGGGAATTTGCGCAACAGCATCTGCGCGATCGAGATTTCCGGCGACCGGTGCAGCCTCGAGAAGGACGCGACGGTCATTTCCTACGGGGCCTTCGCGGACGCTATTCTCATCACGTCACGCGCACACGCCGATGCCGCTTCGACCGACCAGGTGATGACCGTCTTCACCAAGGATCAGTATTCGCTGGAACGCACCCATGTCTGGGATACGCTCGGCATGCGCGGGACCTGCTCGGACGGCTATCTCTTCAAGGGCAATGCACCGGCGGAGCAGGTTCTGCCGAAGCCGTTTGCCGAAATCGCGGCGCAGTCGATGCTTGCAACGTCGCATCTCCTGTGGAGCAGTGTCTGGTACGGCATCGCCGTCAATGCGGTCAGCCGCGCTCAGAACTTCGTCCGGGCGGCCGCCCGAAAGTCACCCGGTGCTCCGCCTCCGGGTGCGTTGCGCCTCGCCGAGGCCTCCAACCTCCTGCAGATGCTGAAATCCAACGTCGTCGCAGGACTGAAGGAATTCGAGGCCGCGAAGGCCGAACCGGACCGTCTGTCTTCGATGGGTTTTGCCGTTTCGATGAACAACCTGAAGGTGGGCTCTTCCGAGATGATCCTGACGATCATCAACCATGCGATGCTGATCTGCGGGATCCTCGGATACAAGAACGGCACGCCCTTCAGCCTCGGGCGACACCTGCGCGACGCCCATTCGGCCCAGCTTATGATTTCCAACGACCGTATTCTCGGCAACACATCGAACCTCCTGCTCATCCACAAGCAGGACACCAGCTTGATGGAGTGA